The following coding sequences are from one Anguilla anguilla isolate fAngAng1 chromosome 12, fAngAng1.pri, whole genome shotgun sequence window:
- the LOC118210319 gene encoding trace amine-associated receptor 13c-like yields the protein MNLTEEHQEAACVHSNFSCLGTPLTAADALLYVSVAVVVTLTVCGNLLVIISICHFKQLQTPTNFLLLSLAMSDFLVGAIVMPLYFTMLIDSQRCFDILYCTIFNVASYYLPTLSIYNVALIAVDRYLAISNPFHYSMKMTVNVTLRIIAILWLYSFIYIMLLLYFNENFTDMKANITCGECIVNVNTVWAFVDFISVFVLPCSIIIFIYLNIFVIAKKHANKIRSVRMCPKVNNSSMASERKAAKTLGVLVAVFLLCLLPYYVSVFFNVYIRNRSVNLAVSISWTLIYLHSSINPIIYALFYPWFQRSVKLIITLKICGTDSSVLHVLSQET from the coding sequence ATGAATCTCACAGAAGAGCATCAAGAGGCAGCCTGTGTCCATTCCAACTTTTCCTGTTTGGGAACTCCACTAACAGCAGCTGATGCGCTGCTCTATGTGTCTGTAGCAGTAGTTGTGACACTGACAGTGTGTGGAAACCTGCTTGTGATCATCTCCATCTGTCACTTCAAACAGCTGCAGACACCAACTAATTTCCTACTGCTCTCTCTGGCCATGTCAGACTTTCTTGTTGGGGCAATTGTGATGCCGCTCTACTTTACTATGTTGATAGATTCACAGAGGTGCTTTGATATATTGTATTGCACAATTTTTAATGTTGCATCATATTACCTTCCTACATTATCAATTTATAATGTCGCTTTAATTGCAGTGGACCGATATCTGGCTATCTCCAATCCTTTTCACTACTCCATGAAAATGACAGTGAATGTAACTTTGAGGATAATAGCCATACTGTGGTTGTATTCATTTATCTACATTATGTTGCttctttatttcaatgaaaattttACTGACATGAAAGCAAACATCACATGTGGTGAGTGTATTGTTAACGTTAATACAGTATGGGCTTTTGTTGACTTTATAAGTGTATTTGTTTTACCATGCTcaattattatattcatatacctgaacatttttgtaattgctaaaaagcatgcaaataaaataaggaGTGTCAGAATGTGCCCAAAAGTGAATAACAGTTCTATGGCATCTGAAAGGAAAGCAGCAAAAACCCTTGGAGTTCTAGTGGCAGTGTTCCTTCTGTGCTTACTACCCTACTATGTAAGTGTTTTCTTTAATGTCTATATCAGGAACAGATCTGTGAACCTTGCAGTTTCAATTTCATGGACTCTAATATATTTACATTCTTCCATCAATCCTATTATTTATGCTCTATTCTATCCATGGTTTCAGAGGTCTGTAAAGCTCATAATAACACTTAAGATATGTGGCACAGACTCTTCAGTCTTGCATgtgctgtcacaggaaacataA
- the LOC118210235 gene encoding trace amine-associated receptor 13c-like: MNLTEEHQEAACVHSNFSCLGTPLTAADALLYVSVAVVVTLTVCGNLLVIISICHFKQLQTPTNFLLLSLAMADFLVGLIVMPLYFTMLIDSQKCFGILYCTIFNVASYFLTGISIYNVALIAVDRYLALSNPFHYSMKMTVNVTLRIIAILWLYSLIYGMLLLYFNGNFTDMKANITCGECIVNVNTVWAFVDFIITFVLPCSIIIFIYLNIFAIAKKHANKIRSVRKCPKVNNSNMASERKAAKTLGVLVAVFLLCLVPYYVSAFLNVYFRNRSVNFAISISWTLIYLNSSINPIIYALFYPWFQRSVKLIITLKVCGTDSSVLHVLAQET, translated from the coding sequence ATGAATCTCACAGAAGAGCATCAAGAGGCAGCCTGTGTCCATTCCAACTTCTCCTGTTTGGGAACTCCACTAACAGCAGCTGATGCGCTGCTCTATGTGTCTGTAGCAGTAGTTGTGACGCTGACAGTGTGTGGAAACCTGCTTGTGATCATCTCCATCTGTCACTTCAAACAGCTGCAGACACCAACTAATTTCCTACTGCTCTCTCTGGCCATGGCAGACTTTCTTGTTGGGTTAATTGTGATGCCGCTCTACTTTACTATGTTGATAGATTCACAGAAGTGCTTTGGTATATTGTATTGCACAATTTTTAATGTTGCATCGTATTTCCTTACTGGTATATCAATTTATAATGTCGCTTTAATTGCAGTGGACCGATATCTGGCTCTCTCCAACCCTTTTCACTACTCCATGAAAATGACAGTGAATGTAACTTTGAGAATAATAGCCATACTGTGGTTGTATTCATTAATCTACGGTATGTTACTTCTCTATTTCAATGGAAATTTTACTGACATGAAAGCAAACATCACATGTGGTGAGTGTATTGTTAACGTTAATACAGTATGGGCTTTTGTTGActttataattacatttgttttaccATGCTCgattattatattcatataccTGAACATTTTTGCTATTGCTAAaaagcatgcaaataaaataaggaGTGTCAGAAAGTGCCCAAAagtaaataacagtaatatgGCATCTGAAAGGAAAGCAGCAAAAACCCTTGGAGTTTTAGTGGCAGTGTTCCTTCTGTGCTTAGTACCCTACTATGTAAGTGCCTTCCTTAATGTCTATTTCAGGAACAGATCTGTGAACTTTGCAATTTCAATTTCATGGACTCTAATATACTTAAATTCTTCCATCAATCCTATTATTTATGCTCTGTTCTATCCATGGTTTCAGAGGTCTGTTAAACTCATAATAACACTTAAAGTATGTGGCACAGACTCTTCAGTCTTGCATGTGCTGGCACAGGAAACATAA
- the LOC118210247 gene encoding trace amine-associated receptor 13c-like: MNLTEEHQEAACVHSNFSCLGTPLTAADALLYVSVAVVVTLTVCGNLLVIISICHFKQLQTPTNFLLLSLAMSDFLVGAIVMPLYFTMLIDSQRCFDILYCTIFNVAAYYLTCISIYNVALIAVDRYLALSNPFHYSMKMTVNVTLRIIAILWLYSFIYIMLLLYFNENFTDMKANVTCGECIVNVNTVWAFVDFISVFVLPCSIIIFIYLNIFVIAKKHANKIRSVRMCPKVNNSSMASERKAAKTLGVLVAVFLLCLLPYYVSVFFNVYIRNRSVNLAVSISWTLIYLNSSINPIIYALFYPWFQRSVKLMITLKICGTDSSVLHVLAQET; this comes from the coding sequence ATGAATCTCACAGAAGAGCATCAAGAGGCAGCCTGTGTCCATTCCAACTTTTCCTGTTTGGGAACTCCACTAACAGCAGCTGATGCGCTGCTCTATGTGTCTGTAGCAGTAGTTGTGACACTGACAGTGTGTGGAAACCTGCTTGTGATCATCTCCATCTGTCACTTCAAACAGCTGCAGACACCAACTAATTTCCTATTGCTCTCTCTGGCCATGTCAGACTTTCTTGTTGGGGCAATTGTGATGCCGCTCTACTTTACTATGCTGATAGATTCACAGAGGTGCTTTGATATATTGTATTGCACGATTTTTAATGTTGCAGCATATTACCTTACTTGTATATCAATTTATAATGTCGCTTTAATTGCAGTGGACCGATATCTGGCTCTCTCCAACCCTTTTCACTACTCCATGAAAATGACAGTGAATGTAACTTTGAGGATAATAGCCATACTGTGGTTGTATTCATTTATCTACATTATGTTGCttctttatttcaatgaaaattttACTGACATGAAAGCAAACGTCACATGTGGTGAGTGTATTGTTAACGTTAATACAGTATGGGCTTTTGTTGACTTTATAAGTGTATTTGTTTTACCATGCTcaattattatattcatatacctgaacatttttgtaattgctaaaaagcatgcaaataaaataaggaGTGTCAGAATGTGCCCAAAAGTGAATAACAGTTCTATGGCATCTGAAAGGAAAGCAGCAAAAACCCTTGGAGTTCTAGTGGCAGTGTTCCTTCTGTGCTTACTACCCTACTATGTAAGTGTTTTCTTTAATGTCTATATCAGGAACAGATCTGTGAACCTTGCAGTTTCAATTTCATGGACtctaatatatttaaattcttCCATTAATCCTATTATTTATGCTCTGTTCTATCCATGGTTTCAGAGGTCTGTTAAACTCATGATAACACTTAAGATATGTGGCACAGACTCTTCAGTCTTGCATGTGCTGGCACAGGAAACATAA
- the LOC118210332 gene encoding trace amine-associated receptor 13c-like has translation MNLKEEHQEAACVHSNFTCLGTSLTAADVLLYASVAVVVTLTVCGNLLVIISICHFKQLQTPTNFLLLSLAVADFLVGVIVMPLYFTMLIDSQRCFDILYCTIFNVAAYYLTCTSIYNVALIAVDRYLALSNPFHYSMKVTVNVTLRIIGILWLYSLIYNMLLLYFNGNITDMKANITCGECIIIVNKVWAIVDFIIVFVLPCSIIIFIYLNIFAIAKKHANKIRSVRKCPKENNSNTASERKAAKTLGVLVAVFLLCLVPYYVRSFLDVYFRNESMHLAVSITETLIYLNSSINPVIYALFYPWFQRSVKLIITLKICGTDSSVLHVLAQET, from the coding sequence ATGAATCTCAAAGAAGAGCATCAAGAGGCAGCCTGTGTCCATTCAAACTTTACCTGTTTGGGAACTTCACTAACAGCAGCTGATGTGCTGCTGTATGCGTCTGTAGCAGTAGTTGTGACACTGACAGTGTGTGGAAACCTGCTTGTGATCATTTCCATCTGCCACTTCAAACAGCTTCAGACACCAACTAATTTCCTactgctctctctggctgtgGCTGACTTTCTTGTTGGGGTAATTGTGATGCCTCTCTACTTTACTATGTTGATAGATTCACAGAGGTGCTTTGATATATTGTATTGCACAATTTTTAATGTTGCAGCATATTACCTTACTTGTACATCCATTTATAACGTAGCTTTAATTGCAGTGGACCGATATCTGGCTCTCTCCAATCCTTTTCACTACTCCATGAAAGTGACAGTGAACGTAACTTTGAGGATAATAGGCATACTGTGGTTGTATTCGTTAATCTACAACATGTTGCTTCTTTATTTCAATGGAAATATTACTGACATGAAAGCAAACATCACATGTGGTGAGTGTATTATTATAGTTAATAAAGTATGGGCTATTGTTGACTtcataattgtatttgttttaccatgctcaattattatattcatataccTGAACATTTTTGCTATTGCTAAAAAGCATGCCAATAAAATAAGGAGTGTCAGAAAGTgcccaaaagaaaacaacagtaATACGGCATCTGAAAGGAAAGCAGCAAAAACTCTTGGAGTTCTAGTGGCAGTGTTCCTTCTGTGCTTAGTACCCTACTATGTACGTTCCTTCCTTGATGTCTATTTCAGGAATGAATCTATGCACCTTGCAGTTTCAATTACAGAGACtctaatatatttaaattcttCCATCAATCCTGTTATTTATGCCCTGTTCTATCCATGGTTTCAGAGGTCTGTAAAGCTCATAATAACACTTAAGATATGTGGCACAGACTCTTCAGTCTTGCATGTGCTGGCACAGGAAACATAA